AACGATCAGTTCTAGCACTGGTCACTCCAGGAATACAGTCTCTGAGGTCGTTCACCGTGCCAAGAAACTTGGCTTGGAAAGTTTGAATGATACCATGACCAACTCATGGCTAGAAGCGTTTCTCTTTCCTGAGAAACAAGCTATTGAGAAGGGGTATTTCCCGGTTGATTGGGAAGTGGTGCATAAGGAGCTACAAAAAAAGAATGTTACCTTGGCCTTATTGCATCATGAATATGAAACGGAAGCACGTGAGGGTGGAAAAATCCCTTATGCTTACAGAACTTTTTGTGAGAAATACGGGAAGTATGCGAAGAAATATAAATTAACGATGCCTATTCGGAGAAAACCAGGTGAGATCATGGAAGTGGATTGGGCTGGCTCCACGCTGTCTATTATTGATCGTTCTACTGGGGAAACGATTCCGGCGTATGTATTTATTGCGACCTTGCCTTACAGTCAATTAAGTTACGTGGAAGCATTTTTAGATATGAAATCACCAAATTGGCTTAAGGCTCATATTCATGCATTCCAATATTTTGGTGGAGTTCCTGAAACATTGGTTCCAGATAATCTAAAAACAGGGGTTACAAAAGCCCTTCGAGATGAACCTCTTCTCAATGAGGCCTATCGTGAACTAGCAGATTATTATCGCACAGTCATCGTGCCGAGCCGGGTTCGAAAACCAAAGGATAAGGCAAGTGTGGAGGGAACAGTCGGCTACATTTCCCGACAGATTATTGCCTCGTTGAGAAACTATCAATGTTTTCATATAGAGGACTTAAATCAACGAATCTTTGAAAAGCTAGAAGAAATCAATACAATTGATTTTCAAAAACGCCCTGGTTCCCGTAAAAAGGTGTTTGAGGAAGAAGAGAAATCCCACCTTCAACAGCTTCCCCAAACACGTTACAAGCTTGCGGAATGGAAAACAGCAAAGGTTCAACTGAACTACCACATTCAAGTTGAACGAATGTATTATTCCGTTCCATATGATTACGTCCGTGAACAAGTCGATGTTCGACTGACTACGGATCTAATTGAAGTGTACTTCAAAGAAACACGGATTGCATCCCATAAAAGGTTAACCGGGGAAGTTGGCCAGTTCTCTACGAACACGGATCATATGCCTGATAATCATAAATTGTATCTAGAGCATACCCCTGAAAACAATCGGAAATGGGCAGAAACAATTGGACCCTCCATGGCACAGTTTGTTTCTTATATCTTAGAAATAAATCCAGAAAAGAAAGCATTAAACATCCTTGGCACATTAAGGAACTTATCAACAAAATATACAAACGATGAGATCGAGAGAGCAACGTATACATTGCTTGAAATATCAACAAACCCAACAATTTCTGTCTTAAAGGGTGTATTGGATAGAGGTAAGAAACGCAGGAAAAAGTCGAATATCGATAATTATCAAAACAATACGAATGATAATGGATTTACCCGTGGTGCTGAATACTTTGGAGGGAAAACAAGATGATGAACCAAGAAACATTACGTAAATTAACTGAAATGAAAATGGGTGCTATGGCAGATCTGTATCAGCAACAGAGTCTAAACAAAGATTATCAAGATATGGATTTCGACGATCGTTTTAATCTGTTAGTAGACCATGAGTATGATCGTCGAAAGTCAAATAGGCTGGAACGGTTAATTAAGCAGGCCACTTTCGACGAGCCAACGGCAGCTATTGAAGACATAGAGTATCATCCCGACCGCAACCTGGATAAGAAGCTAATATTAGAGCTGGCAACGGGGAGCTATATCCAAAATCACCATAACATTATTTTAATGGGTGCATCAGGGAACGGCAAAACATGGATATCTAATGCCTTTGGTGTTCATGCGTGTCGCCAATTTTACAAAGTAAAGTATATTAGATTACCGGAATTACTGGATGAATTAGCAGCAGCAAAGTATGAAGCCGATGGAAGCTTCCGTAAACTCATCCAAAAATATAAAAAGATTGATTTATTAATACTTGATGAATGGTTGTTAACTGAGCTTTCAGAGGAAAAAGCACTTCACATCTTGGAAATTATTGAGGCGAGATTAAAGAGAGCATCTACCATATTCTGTTCCCAGTTCTCTCCGGAAGGGTGGCATTCGAAACTAGGACAGGCACAGGTAGCAGATGCGATCCTTGACCGTATTGTTCATGATTCCTATAAGATCCTAGTCGATGGAGAGGTATCAATGAGAGAACGTCATAGTTTGGTGGTTAGAAAATGATTCCAATAGAGGTTGAAAACCGCATAGCTAACTATTTCTTTCATAGATATCTGCCGGAAGAAGTGATGATAAAAATAGTAGACAGATTACTAACTCCTTGTACACGGACCGATGAGGAGGATTTAGATATTGATGAACTGGTCTCTTGGGCAATTGAGATTATTGACGAACAGTTAGAAGATAAGCCACTTAGGTAATACTGGCAGCCATTGGAGTAAAGTGAAACTTCAATGGCTGTCTATTTATCTCTCTCTAAATATACAGTGGCTCCCTCCTCCGCACTCAGTGGCCCTATTATCCGCAAATGGTGGCTCAAAACTACGCACTAGTGGCTCATTCTGTCCGCAATACTCAAATAATTCAAGTCATCACCCCTTGTATAGTAGTTATTTATAAAACAAGGGGTTTTTATGCTCTAACCTTAATCGGCAAATTGGCCCGTTTGCTGTATAACCTTATATTACCTTTACCACAGGAAACCCCTTCAGATAAAGCATATCCAAAGGAGTAAAACGGTGCAACTTTATTATAAACGGTTGAACTTTGTTTTAAAGCTACATATAACCTGCAAAGTGTGCTTTGAAATAAAGTTTGAACAAAAAGACCTTACAAACCAACCCGTATTTTACGATAAATAAGAAGAATCCATTTTGAAAAAAAGATTGAACAAAATGGATTCTTCTTTAGCATATTTAAGTTTCGGTTTTATAATTTAGCATATTTAAAATAGTTTTGGCATAAATTTGTGCTGCAATCGCGCCCGTTTGCTTAACTCTTGCTTTCGGAAACAGGGATATATTTTGTAAAATAAGCACCTAAAATTAATAAAACCATGGTAATCGACCAACTGATTATTCCTAAAAAATCAAACCAATATGCTAACAGGTTTGTTATAGCTATAAGGTAAAAGCAAATTGAGGTCAGCGCATTTTTTATTCCGGTTATTCCAGCCCTTTTTCTTTTTGTAATAAAAACAGAATAGAAAATATAAGTGTGATTATTAGTGTTACAGATAAAACCATAGGCATCATCATTTCTTTCCCCCCAATTCAAGAAAATGGCCCATGTGTTTAATTGTATCATCCCTTAATTCCATAGAGTAGAGTCTATTGGAACAGACATAAAATTGTGCAAAATAGAGATTTATAAAGTCTCATACGACTTGTCTCAAAACTCTTACCGTTGTAAATTCGCATTTTCCTGATGCTACCCCCAAAGGCTTTTCTCCATGCAAGGTTCGGGTAGTATTTTTTGCCCTTTCCCCCTTGCATTCCGAAATTCGGCGGGTGCGGGCATGTCTCCAAGCCGACCAGACTCAAAGCGAGGGACCTGGAAGGTCAGCTTGCTCCGTCCATTGTACCCGCCGAAGCGCCAGTTCATCCGTCCATGACGGCGCTCTTACGCCATATTTAAACACGCAAAAGACCGTGGGGGATAGCCCCCACACCCCCAGCCAGCCTCCCACCTCAAAACAAGGAGGAAAACAGAAAAACAAGGTATTTTATCCCGCTTATCCCATTTCTCTATACCGAAAATAAAACAATAAAGTCGTTTAATTTTGATTGCCAAAAGCCGCATTCTTCCGTTGAAAAGTGCGGCCTTCAAAAAAATAATTGTTTAATTTTCATGTTCGACTCATGGTTATGGACGGAATTTGTGTAAATTTGTTGCTTTGAAATAAAGTTTGATCATTTTCTGCCCGTATTGTTACACAATTGCAACCTATTTCGGTAAATTAAAACTTACACTGAAGAGATTAAAAGGTTATTAATTGTTTACCTATCTTAAAACTAATTGGAATGCTTAACAATAGCGAAACCCCGACTGCCAAAGTGCTAATAATAAACTGAGAAATTGTTATTGTACCTAACTCTATTGCTGTTTTTACAATTAAACTGTTGATAGGGATGATTACAATAAGACCTGTAAACAGACCTGGCGAATAATAACGCTCAATTAGGGTTGAGATAAGATGTGGAAAAAGGATATTCAATATCATTGCACCCACAAACCCAAAATAAGAATACTTGAACAACCCAACATCTGGATAAAAAATATATAAAGCCGTAATTAAATAGGCTAAGCTTGTGACCCAAAATAATCCAAACAAAAATTCATCCTGTGTAACTGTTTTGTGCATTTTCATTTTACTTTTTTCAGAAGACTGCTGTCTCGTTAACCAGATGCCTTCTTCCAAATTGTGAATTGTAAATGCAAATAAAAAAATCAATAAGACTGCTCCGTTCATGCTAGCCCCCCTTTGCTCATAATTTATCATTGTTTACATGTAACCATAGAAAGGCGTTTATGGACTTGACTTGGAGCCTCTGTGGGCATGATTGGTCTTGAAAGGCTGAAGCCGTTGTTTCATCTGGCAAACGAGCCTAACCCACCCCTCCAAGTAAAGTCCTATTGTTGTTTACTTGAAAACTATAATTAATTACTATCTCAACTTTCGCAGCACAAATTAGGCAGGTAAGCCTTGATATAACTAGGTAGGCCTGCAATCCATTGCTGGAGTTGATCTTTAATTAATTTTTTGATCCGGTTGTTCGTTTGTTTCAAGGCATCGTCAAGAAGCTCGATGAGTTGCTGAAGAGCCACAGCCCAATCTAGTTTGTCAATTTCATCACAAAGTTCGTAGAACATGCCACCAAGTGTCCGATTATCCATACTACAACGGTTTTGCCAAGACAGTAAAATATACCTTGAAAACACAATCGTTGTGTGACTAATCAACAGATCATAAGACCGACCTTGAAATTCCTTTTGGAGTTTCAATAGCGATTTTGTTGTTTTGAAAAAGACCTCGATGTCCCAGCGCATACCGTAAATGCGGACAATCTCTTTTTCAGACAATGAACAGTCTGTGCTCAAGATTGCCAACCATTCACTTTTCCTATTGCGATTTTGAACAAAAACAACCTTTACATGAATCCATTAGCCATTGTCGTATGAATAGAACGCAGAATGCCCTTACTCCCTGTTATTGGAGTGGCCAGACGATATAACCCTTTCAAGTCAAAACGCTTGTCATTTACAAGATAACGTTGGTTCGTTGCTTTCACCATGCCAATGACATCAAAACCTTGTTCGACAATGGATTTGATTAAGGGTTGTTGTGTAAACCAAGTATCCATAAGCACATAGGAGGCATCGACACCTGCAGAAAGAGCGCGCTGAACCATATCTGTCACTACTTCTGGTGCAGACTTCAAAGCTTCAATGCGACGTTTATAACCAGAAGTTCGCTTATCAATTGATGGTGAGACACCGTTAATTTGAGCATTCTTTGAACTTAAAAGAGAAAAATCCAACGGCATAAATGTTGTCCCATCTGACCAACCCAGTGTTAACATCCGAAAACCTTTATAAAAGCGCATTTTATGTGAAGAGTGATCGAAACAGCGTGCAAGCAGTTCTACTTTTTTACTGCGATTACGTTCAAACATGGAATCATCGACAATGAGCACTTTTGGGCGATGGTGGCTTGTTAAGTCACTTACCTTTTTAATTGTTGAAACACTGAGCGAGAGTAAGAATTTGCGCCGCGCAAACCTTGAATGGTTTAAAAAGCGATAGACAGCATCTTTGGCGGGTAAAGTATCAGACTTCTTGCTTTCAAGCATTCGAAACCAATTCTTCTGTTGAAAGATTAAGCAAAAGACAAGTCGAAACAAATAGAGACATGAATAGCCAAAAGACTTTTTAATTCCGGCATCAGATAAATGCTTAGACACATTCAATTCACGAAAAGTTGATTTTATTTCATTTGGTAGTTGCCTAAGTTGATCTTGATTCGCTATCATAAAGGAGACACCTCTTCTGTTGGTAGTGTTTTCTAGTCAAATCCACTATACCAGACAGGAAAGGTGTTTTTCATTTTATTAGTTATTTGTCAAGGAACCTATTGAATTCGTAAATTAAGCAATACCATTAAGGCTTAAAGTTAATTTTCACTCTGCGAAAGTTGAGTTACTATATATACTGCTTCTACAAAAATACAAATATGGTGTTTTTCGTACACAGGATCGTTCATCTTTCTAATTCATCTTTTTTGCGTATTTTTGTTTCAGTAAATGATTTAATACGCTTTTGTTCTTTTTTTATTTTCTTTTCGGCATAATCACTAAAACTTTTTACATCTTGATTGGCTAAAAAGAAAATATATCGTTCTTTATCTTCTTTTTCGATAACCAAAGGGGCAATATCATTTTTCATCAATAAGTAATTCATTACCAATCGTCCTGTTCGTCCATTTCCATCCGCAAAAGGATGAATACGCTCAAACTCAATGTGGCTTTCACACACCAAATCAATAATATCTTTATCCGATTCAGCGATTTCAATACGGTAATTCACATTATCTAGCCATTGTTTCATGATCACAAAAACATTATCAGGATGTACTGTATCAAAATCTGCTCCCTTAATATAATTTGGTTCAGTTTTAAACATTCCTCGTTCGTGATGTAATCGATCCATTAAAATGGCGTGGGTCTCGAACAAAACATCAAAAGTAAAATCTTTTTCTAGCACATCAGGTGAAAATAAATATTGCATTGCATGTCGATGGTTATCAATCTCGTATAATTCTCTTAAAGACACTTTATTAGGAACAGTGTTATACAATATAATTGATACCGTTTCTGGTAGTGAAATTTTGTTATTTTCAATTGCATTCGAATGATGTGACATTCTTACTAACAAATCCTCCATGTATTCATTCGGTAACTTCATGAGAATCCTCCCTCACAAACAATCTCTTTTGATTATTATAACGGAACCAAGTAACGTTAAAACAAACTTTAACTTCTAAGTAATTTCAACTTTTATAATACGCTAAGCATTATATCTTATCAATTTATGAAAAATCTCAACAAATTCTTCCAAAATTTTCAAATAAGATTTATTGCTTTGGAATAAAGTTTGATCAAAGATACCTCACAAACCTATATTTTACGTTAGATAAAATTAACCCATTTTGAAAATAGATTGAGTCGAAAAACAAATTTATTAACTTTATAACTCGTATTAACACCAAAAGGTGTTATAATCATTTGTAACACCTTTTGGTGTTAATTAAAATGTGGAGGTATTATTTATGCAAACTCACGAATCACTACCAGAGATTCGTAAAGTGGTAGTTCTCAATGCTCCGATTGAAAAAGTATGGGACGCTGTTGCAACATCGGAAGGTATTGCAGTATGGTGGATGCCAAATAATTTTGAACCTGTTTTGGGGCAGGAGTTTACACTTTATACAGGGGAATATGGTAATTCTCCTTGTAGGGTTACAGAATTTGACCCACCGAATCGCCTTGGCTTCGACTGGGATAAGGATTGGCATCTTGCTTTTGAATTGAAAGAATTAGAGGACGGAAAAACAGAGTTTACACTTATTCATTCCGGATGGGATGCGAAAAAAGATACGGAATTTGGACAACCGCACTCAGTTATTCGTGAAATTATGGACGGCGGTTGGGAAAAAATCGTCAAAAAGAGCCTCCCTGAATATGTCGAGTCATAAACGGGGATGTATCCTTGTCAAAATACGATGTATTTCAAGCAGTTGCCGATCCTACCCGTCGCAAGATGTTAAAATTGCTTGCAGATAAAGAAATGTCTATTGCCGCAATTACCGAATGTTTCCCGATGAGCCGTACTGCCGTAAATAAACATCTGCTTGTTCTTTTTCAGGCTGGCCTTGTTACTAGGCAGAGGTCTGGAAAGGAAACTCGGTATAAACTTCAGCCAGAGCCACTGGTTAAATTAAAAGATTGGCTTGTATTTTTCGAGCAATATTGGGATGAAAAACTGTCTGTTCTAAAAGAATACGTAGAGGACGATAACGATTCAGATTGATTTTATAATAAGTTCTGGGAAGACAAGCTTCACAACTTGGAAAATTTATTAAATAAATAACGGAGGTTATTAACGTTTTATTGTGTAATGACAATAAAGTTGTTTAATATTGAAGCCAAAAATACGCATTATACCGTCTATGATTGTGGTTGATGTGAAAATAAAGTTGTTTAATTTTTGGTGCGATTGCTGGTTAACAACTCATAGATGTAACAATAAAGTCGTTTAAATTGATGGAGTTGTCCCACAATCGCGCCTGTTAATTAAACACTTGTTACTTTGTTCATTCTAAAATAAATCCAAAACGTAAGGGTATATGTATTGTAAAGTGAAAATAAAAAGAGCAATCAAGCCTATTGTGGATATTAAAAACACCCAAACTTTTTTATTCTTAACTGTACAAAAGCAGATACCAACACAAGAATATTAAAAATCAATATCATTGAAACCCAAACCCCATAAGTTTCATCTGGGTCTGGTGCAGCAATGCTAAATAGTGGGCCTAAACCAATAAGAGTTACTAATATGAATATCAATCCGTGTACCAAATATACTGCTGCCTTAAACAATTAAACCACCTGCTCTCCGGTCTCGATCATTAGTTAAATAATCCTTACTCTGTTAAATGGCCCGATTCATTTTAGGAATTAAAGCCCTTCATTTTGGAGATAGGCTATGATTTCATTAATACGATGTTTTTTAAAAATAAATTTAAATGTTCGATCATCATTTAATTTAAAATGAATACCTCCGTTTAATGGACCACTTATATCTTTAAATGAGGAAATTTCAGATAGATTAAATGAATAGACTAATGTTATTGACTGATGAACAAAGCTTTTATATACCAATATTCGGTGGTTAGTTAATACAAAAAGTATCGGCATATTCTCTTTTGTTAACCAAGAGATTTCTGGAAGGAATTTTAGCATTGGATTAGTTGGTGCCGTTTTCCCAGGGATTGACAATAAAACCTCTTCATTATTATCTAAATTATTATTAATTTGATCCATGATATGTTTGTTTATCTGCACGTTTTGTTCCTCCTCTTATATTAACGATGTTTGTGATTTGCTAATTTTATTAAAAAAACATCGATTAACCAAGAAATAATGACAAGTGTGAAAAATGCCAAAATTGTCCATTCAATATGACCTTTGACGAAAACTAAATTTTCACCAGTAAATAAGTCTGAGATTAGAAAAAAGGTCGCAAATGCAATACTGGAAATAAAGGCTTTAAATTTTAAAATACTTTTCCCCTTTTTTGAGTCAGCTTGAAATAAAATGCCCTTTTTTATTCCTAGAATAAGATACAGTAGACCTGCGACCAAAAAGATAATTAGCTCCATTAAGTAAGTATTTATGGGCGATTCTAGATAAATGGCCTTATATAATATGTCGCTTAGGATGCCTACTGAGAAAACGGAACCACAAATAGCAAGAGCTTGATGCCTCTCAGATTGGATACGCTCATCAATAACTTCTTTAGTGAATATCAATTTGTTCTTCCCCCATTCATTATTAATCTTCATTCATAAATAATTCATCAAGTGATTTTTCTAAAACCTTAGCAATACTAATGCATAATTTTATCGTTGGATTATATTTATTTTTTTCAATAAGATTAATGGTTTGACGTGTTACACCTATCCGATCAGCGAGATCTTGTTGTGTCATATTTTTGGCTACTCTGGCCAATTTAATTTTAGATACATTCACCAATAAACCTCCAAAAAAAAGAAATTTATAAATGACTCTAAGTATAATATATATTACTTAATGTAAATTATATTTTATATTCGTATAGCGTGTCAATTGTTTTCAGTAAAAATATCCAGATTAACTTCTAATGGTGTATTTTCATTGAACTAAACTGACTCAAATATTTAGTTTAATTAAATTGTTATCTCATAAAGGCCATTTAATGGAGTACCATATTGAGGTTTTAAAACATCGGAAAAAACAAAAAAATCCTGTTTAAATTAATACAGGATTTTAATCAAACTTTATTACAAATTATCGGACTTTGTATTAAATTATCAAACTTTATTTTAAACCTACAACCCCCGATTTTATCTTAATTTAATTAGTTAAGGATTAAGTTGGCCGTTCCCCAACAGATATTTTCTGGGAGCAAGGATATCCTATCCTATTTCGTCATTTTCCTTCCTATATCTTAATTATTCAATTTGACAGAAATCATTCCAAAAACTTATTATTGTTCCCTTACCTTTTTGATCTGTCTAAACCAATATTTTAAAATGATCTGCCGATAATTAATTTAGGTATTTAACTCACAATTTAACATAATTTATTTTTAATAAAAGAACTAGTTTAGAGATGCAACTTATATTTGAATAAAAATAGGATATCCTATTTTTAACAACCTTGTTATAAGGAGGTCTTTTATGCAAAATAAAGGGATTATGAGTGCTACCATAGCAATCGCTATCGGTATATTAATGTTGTACTATAATCAAGATATTAAAATAATTTCGGCAAGAGATATACCGGCTACCTCCTCGGTGGAGATTAATGATTTATCAAATGGTTCATCCATATTTGAAAAATCTGGGGATAAAGAGCTTATTATCGCGGAAAAAAAAAGATTAATAACAAAAGTTGAACAATCTGCTACGGATCAAGATATTACTTTTACAATTCATGATGTTTATTATAATGATAATCAAATTTTTCTTGCTTATTCAATTCAGTCCAAAACAGATCATTTACTGGAAGGACCTTATCCTTTTGGTGGAGATTCTATATTAATAAATGGTAAACGTCTTAATTCTGGTGGTAAAAGGTGGTTTACTAAAGTGTCAAATGACAAGTATGTGGGTGTTTATGATATAAACCCTATAACGGATCTACCAGATCAATTTCGTTTAGAAATGGTTTTCCCTAGAATCTTTAATCAAGAAGGAAATTGGTCATTTGATTTCAATGTGAAAGAAACGGTAGGTAATAAAATACCTGTCTTCGATAAAAGTAAATCATACAAGGAGTCTACACTTGCATTAAAATCAATGAAGTTAAATCCAGCCGGAACCGCTGTCTCATTTGACCTGACTCAGAATATAAACGAATCCGAACTGGATTCCTTTAATTTACTTACTGACGATGGAAAAGCATTAAATGTTTTGGATTTTGCAGGATTTTCATTGCCTGAGGATATTAAAGGAAACAAAGAAACAATTCATTATGTATCTAGATTTAGCGAAGTGAAGGAGAATACCCATATTTGACTTTAGTTCCATATATCACACCAGAAATTAAACACCTACCACAAAAGCAGACTAAAATTTTGGATGCTAATAAATTACCCATATCATTAAATCAAGGAAAGCCTGGAAAGTTAATTGTCACCGACGTAAAATATAAAAAAGGTAAGACACTGGTTTTTTTTAAGGATGAAATAAAATTTCCTTATCTTTATATCTTCCCAGGGAACAATATTTGGTTGAAAGATTCGGAAGGACTAGAAATCTCTCCAGAAAAAACAACTCCTCTAGGGGAAGGCAATTTATATGTGAGTGAATTTATAACAGTTAAAGATAATGAAAAGCCTATGAAGGTAGTGACGCGTATATATCCTATGCCAGAAATTATAAATGAGCTTAAAATTAAAATTCCTATAAAAAATGATTAGCAAAGATGATTGAAAAAATACAAAGACTCTCGTAATGAGGGTCTTTTATTAATATGATACCGAAGAATAGCTAATTGATTAGCAAACCCTAAACGGTTTTCTGCTCTTCTTCGCTTACTAAAGATTATTGCAACAAATTTCCCAATAACTTCTTACAACATTTTGAAAGCTAAAACTAATTGTAAAGGGTATAGGAGAAGTGGAACTATTTAAAAAATAGATAGCAAGAAAATCCCGAATTATGTTGTTTATTACAGGGTACGATTTGTTGAACGTTAGCAACCACAAAACCTTATTGCTGGGTTTATCTTGTTAGTCAAATTCCGTTTAAGAGAATAAAAAAGGCTTAAGCCTAAGGATTACAAGGAAAAACCATCAAGCGCATCGTCGATAATATCGTCTGATATACTGATATAACGCAACGTAACAGATGGAGAAGAATGGCCAAAAATCCCTTGCAACATAGCAACAACTGTTTGAGACAGTCCTTATCAACAGGGAAAAATACCTTAATAGCTGTTTTTGTAGCAAAAAGCGCCGCGTTTTTGTGTAAAGATATTTAAATATTGAAAGTACAAAAACTTAGAAGTAATTTTTGACTTCTAAGTTTTTGTAGGTTAAAAAATTATTGCCAAATATATAATGTATAACAATATAATCAGACCAAAAATTAGGCTGCCTATATAAAGAGAAAATTTCATCCTTCCCGGCTCTTTTTTTAATATAGCAATCAAACTTGCAATCAAACTTATACCCCAGAAAACCCAGCCCCAATTGTGGTAATTCATATACACTAAAGTAGGTCTTGTAGCAAAACCTATAATAATAATGGCAATAATAAATAGGACTAGACCGATTATAAACGTTATTAATGATAAACAGCTAAAAATTTTATTTTTAAACATTTTATCCCCGTCCCTTCACCTATAATCAAGACTTATTTGGAAATTTACTTTTAGTACAAATAGGTGGTGTAGATAATACATTACAAGAAGAATACAGAAGTGTTGAGATATTATCGGAAATTACTAACGATATATTAAATGAAATTGAGTGAGAGCAATTAGTTTTAGAATAAGAGTTTAACTCAAAAAAGGATCTAGACTGTTAGATTCTTTTTTGTTTTTCTAAGTCTTATTACCTCTTCAAATCAATTGGTTAATGTTATATAAATTTTTATGTTAAGTTAAAGTAGAAAATAAATTGTACTGTTCTATAAGCATTATTTATTGATTGATACTCATATTTCCATTGCCTTAAATCATTTGGCATATGAGAAATAGCATTAAAGAAAAGTTTCTTTGTTTTTCTATCGGAGGATAAATTGACACCCTCATTTTTTTATAAAGAACAGCCCCTCGTATAATCCCATCAATTTTTTCATAATCGTACGACCGATCTAGCAGCAAATTTGCAACTTTGGACTTCATCTTATCAAGCGAACCTTATTTTCTTTTGGCTCGGTATTGTTCTTTCCATTCTTTAGATGTTTTATCATAGAACCGAATTTTTTTCCTGGTAAGATTGGGTTCAACTGCTGCATATGGACATGAATATTATCCGTATTATAATGGATGGAAGCTGTCCAAACCGCTGTCTCTTCCATGCGTTCCGCTTTTAATAATTGACTCATGGATTCTAACGACACATTTCATTTTTTCTTCATTCAACTTCTTTGTCTTTGGATCGTACAAACCTTGTTCCTCTAGCCAATGCATTGTCAAACGAAATCACATCTTGCCACCGCTTCAAGCCTTTCTCGTGCTTCCTTTACCGCTGTATCTCCAAGACCAACGGTAGAAACAGTCGGCAAACCGTGGATTTCATTGCACTCTAATTCGACAAGCTGTCCATCAACACCTTGAATTGCAAAACTATAAACGATAGATGCCAATGATGCCACCTCATTTTCTAGTTAAATTGGCTACAATGGAAAAGGAAAAGTTGTGGAAAGAAAAGGGGAATGAAGCAGGGTCTCTTCTGATAACAGAATAATGATAAAAACTAAATGTGTAAATTAATTTGCAGACTCTCTAAAATATTTGTAAAATAAAAGTAATATATGTTTGGAAGGAATGAAACCAATGGAGGGATACCATTACTATTATCCACTGCGTGTCCGCTATTCAGAAATTGACGGGCAAAAAATCGTTTTTAATGCGCATTACATGACTTATATTGATTGCGCAGTTTC
This Pueribacillus theae DNA region includes the following protein-coding sequences:
- a CDS encoding helix-turn-helix transcriptional regulator is translated as MNVSKIKLARVAKNMTQQDLADRIGVTRQTINLIEKNKYNPTIKLCISIAKVLEKSLDELFMNED
- a CDS encoding DUF4179 domain-containing protein, which encodes MQNKGIMSATIAIAIGILMLYYNQDIKIISARDIPATSSVEINDLSNGSSIFEKSGDKELIIAEKKRLITKVEQSATDQDITFTIHDVYYNDNQIFLAYSIQSKTDHLLEGPYPFGGDSILINGKRLNSGGKRWFTKVSNDKYVGVYDINPITDLPDQFRLEMVFPRIFNQEGNWSFDFNVKETVGNKIPVFDKSKSYKESTLALKSMKLNPAGTAVSFDLTQNINESELDSFNLLTDDGKALNVLDFAGFSLPEDIKGNKETIHYVSRFSEVKENTHI
- the mobL gene encoding relaxase MobL codes for the protein MSQLLKAERMEETAVWTASIHYNTDNIHVHMQQLNPILPGKKFGSMIKHLKNGKNNTEPKENKVRLIR